The region TAATTCAACAGGAGATGGGAGAATGAGTATCAGTAAGTCAATAGATGAAATACCATGAAAGAACAtattgattttttggtttttaatcttaaattaaatcttatataatttaacaaatttcaaaGAAGATAAACTATTGTTTAACTAGCAATGATATAAATGTTATACAATTTTCCCactgtaaaatatattgtcATTTTTGGCAATCCACTGCTTTGGGGTAAAAGTTCTGGTTCGGTCACAAAAAATGATCAAAAACAGCCAAAACGCATAATTCATGCATCAGATACATGCTACTTCAGATAAATGGCAGGACCATCGAAATAACGAGCCAAACTGACCACCGaccgcaacaacaacaatgactTGACGCACACTTGAGCCTCTGAAAGGATaacaatttatcaaaaaaaggaaaaaggaaaatgtgtGTCTACACACAAACACATACCCGTTGTTGTATCCAGCAGCGGGTTGAATTTGTTTTCGATTTGTGAAAGTGAAATATGTTTTGGTGACATTAAGCTGACGGAATCAGGATTAGACGCAGCATCCTGCGAGGACAATGGGACATCTCCGGGCTTTATGTGCGGCACGTGCTCAACTTTCCACTCTCAATAAGTAGcgaattttttaaacatttgaaaatgttGTTATCCCCTCCGCTGGAgagttatttaaaatttaatttggcatTTGATTCTCTGGTGCTGGCATATGCCAGCATTTCTGCCTGTAAAGGATTAGCGCCTGGCACCTTTCCTTCCCCGCAGGATCGcaggaaaaccaaaaaaccatCACGATGCCAACTGGCAAATAACTTTCCTTTCGGCTACAAGGATGTGCAAGGAAACGCGACAAGTCAAGacatttttatgcaaatttatctCATTACGTTGCTTGGCTGGCACTTGCTCTGTTGCCGCTTGCAAAGTTATTTTCAGagtgaatttaattaaattaaattaaatattcaacaCATGGCAGCAGAGCAAGGATAACTTTTTCACTTGCCTTCTTCTTCGCATTGACTTCAGGCTGAAGTGTTGGCTTCCCTGCTcgttaattaatatttacgagtatattcaatatttatgCATAATAACTACGTATCAAGAAGAGATTAGGCAGTTCGAGCACGTATATGGTGCCTGGGCTGtgaagtaattaaaataagGTGAACCCATAGATCAtaacaatatttaataaagcAAATTGGAAACCACAAAAGAAGCGGAATTTCAATTACTAGAGAATTTAACCATAGACGTAACCCTAGATGCAGCTTTGGGTTCTGTAGAAACAGAACATGAAATGAATTATCATTATCAATTATATGTACATTATAAGagaatataatataatgttCAGTTTACAGTTTACAGTTACAGTTTAAAGTTCAGATACTAATATTTATCAGAAATTCGAAATAATCGGTCAAAATGTTGACCATCGAATAAATGAAGATTAATGTAGATTGTGAGAGAATtgcaccacaaactcatagaggtatcgcACGTCCAAATCGGGATAcaattaccaaagttatggaatctagaagttcagttttggggtctcaTATTGAAATCCagggaaatacgaaaaaatcggacatgaaaatgggccaaaatttTTACCCTCGAATAaagtaacaattttaatgtagattatgagagaattccaccacaaactcatagaggtatctcacgtcgaaatcgggataaaattaccaaagttatggaatctagaagttcagttttggggtctcaTGCTGAAATCCccggaaatacgaaaaaatcggacatgaaaatgggccaaaattttgaccctcgaataaagtaacaattttaatgtagattatGAGAGAAGtgcaccacaaactcatagagataTCCCACGTTCAAATTGGGATACAATTAGcaaagttatggaatccagAAGGTTAGTTTTATTATAGATTTATAGCTTTTCGGCTTATAGTTTTTCTGTTAAAAAACTGAAAGTGTTAATGGGTATGGCTTAGTTTTAATATTCTGTGATACCGGAAGCTTTGAGTTGTGGCTAAACCGCGATTAGAGCACCTAGCTCAAGTGCCAGCTGCCGCAGCCGTTTCCGCAGGACCTCTCGGGATACTGGAGATCCATTACCTTTCTGCCTCCGCGCATCGAGACAAAAGCCGCGGCGGGGCAAGGCCAGCAATTATTTGTGGCATTCGCTCAAAGCGATTGTTTGGCTTTTGCtatatcttttaaatacaatttataaagCACGCGCCGCTGCACAGAGGCCGCCGTGGGAGGGAGGGAGAGGGAGAACCGCTGCACAATGGGCCAGATAAGAAGGCGGCCATTTTGTTTATGCGCCGCGCACAAAGAAATCTGAAATAACAGGAAAGTCAAGAGGCTGGCCACCGAAGGAGGAAGGGGGAAGGGGGCGTGGCGCCTCTTTCGCTTTTTAGTGcgaaaataattgtaaaatcTGCAAATGCAAAAGGTTTCCAGTGTTATTTCCTTTTAGCCGGGGCCACACAAAGGTGGCACAATGGAGGCCGGCTCTTCAGGAAAAACTGGCGAGGAAAACTGACGCCTTTGTGAGGAATCTCGGCCGCAGACGCTGTGTGTGTGgtaaaattgcaatttaattgCAGTTAAATTGCTCGCAATTTGCTCAAAAACCCGGGAgttttctccttttttattgTACAAGAAATCAGCAAGGTAaacaagcaaataaaaatacgaGCGGGGGAGAAGAACTAGCAGTGGAGGAACTCGAGTGGTTTTTCATTTCGCAGGCGATTCAGTCGAGTGGAAAAAAGGTTCCACTGCATGGAGAAATGTATCTAAAGGATAGGCAGGCATCTCCTTTTCTCCGGGTTGTGTGGGAAGGTTGCACTTGAGACCCCGCCAGTTGATATCAttatttgtttgccatttgaACAGGGACATGCGAACATGTGTGGAAATGTCCCCGCAGcgtttattttgattttctgCCGGGATAAacgcaaataaacaaattggaTATCAAAACGATGGGCACCGGGCACCAGAGAAAAGATACGCATTTTTTCCCAGGCCCTTGTTGAGTTATGATCCGCAGATAAGTATCTATTAGTTGTTGTTGAGTACGCTAATTGCAGCTCCCACTCCGTAGTTTTTAACCCCTTCATCAGGACTCACAGTCCTGCCTGCAGGCAGCAGATTTATGGGCCTGGCTGCATCACCTtggttatttaatttggttattGTATTCATTGACACAAAAGCCAAACCAGCCAGCCGCCTGCTGCGTGTTTTTTGGTGCCTTGCCAACTGCCAGCAGCAAATAAGGcccgaaaaacaaaacatccTCCCATTCCCCCATGCACTAAGCCAAAGGAATAATAAATAGCATAAGCCTGAATTAATTTCAGAGACtagaataaataatattttgggtTTATatcaagaaaaaaatgttttataatttgttttacaaaattgtaaaTCCTTTTTACCTATATAGTTTAGAATAATGTGTGAAATATAATATTCTCTCTCATTTTCTACCAGTGCACCCATTCTCACTATCTCAAACACACAAACTCCTGGACTTAGGCAAAGCCTGCAATGTGTTCTAGTTGAgtttatgaataaaattacaCAGGACCAACCAACCAGGAGGTCAGAGGTTGGGGGCTTGGGGTGGCGTGCTTATATCAACGCTAGCCAACAATGCATATTAAGCGTATCCACTTAATGGTTGCCAAGGTGCCGAGGTGGAGCAGGCGGTGGGATTAATAGCATTGTGGATCTGCGAGTGCCAAACCCGCGGTCAAATGCCAGCGAACAATGCCCAGTTGTGGGTGGTGGTTTTCTGTGGGTGTGAGTACGTGTGTGCCAAAAATCCTTTGGCCGTAATCAAGCGGAAAATAGCACAATGACTATCTACAATATATCTGGGACAATGGAAGACACACTCTGCAGGCAGGAGGAAAACTGGCGATTGTCAGTTGGAAAACAAAAGGATTTTACACTCGCACTCGGGTTAATCAGTGCAGAAAGGGGTGGCGATTATTACTGGCggaagggggcgtggcacggcGTACAAGCAAAACAGATCAAACTGTTACAGGAAGACAGCCGGGCggggattaaaaaaaataattattagaTAGCTACTTTTCAGTTGATTTATTagctattaaaatattatttcatatttgtttggcaaagGAAAAAAAGTGTTGAAAGATACATTTCATATACCCATATTTTGTGATACTAAGTCTTgataaaactttaaaagctGTTTCATATTTgtattacattaaatatttttctctctTAAATATTCTAACGATATCATCTTTTATCTATCATCTATTAAATTTGGAAATGAAATACGATGGCCTACCCTCTCAGtgtaaaaaatatcaataagTTGCAGGCAAATTGTAGCTATCTCTCTCGCCCTTCCGAAAAGCACCGCCACTTGTCTCCGATTTTCTACtcacattgcgcatacgccgcgtgggtCTTTGAATATTCGTATGTGCAATGTACATATATTGCAGCCACATAAGTGTGTTTGCTTCTGACTGCAATTGTTGCCTTTGATTTGAAGTGCAGACATTTCAAGGTATATTATGCGGGTGCATAATTGATATGTGTTTAGCAAATAATTGGACTTTTATGCTGGAATAACTCTTTACTAAGATGGTTGGATATTGATTTTCCtttatctttatttgtttcaagtgttTAGGGGGTATTTATTTTCAGCACACacattgatttaaatttgGAAGTCTAaggttattaaataaaaaattacatttccaAACAAACAAAGTTGTATATAAGTTTATAACCATCTCTTTATGTGGAAATAATATTGTTgattaaaagtaattaaaagtgCTAGAGACGAGATAAAATGTAAAGTTCTTCGCAAAAAGGGCTGCATTCTTGGAAAGATATTCCCGGAATTGCATTTCGCTGCCAAGTTCTGCTAATTGCTCTTCCGCTAATGACTCTAAGCTGAAAATACTGGCCGCTAACtaccggccacgcccacccagGATCAGGCCCAGGACCGCGTTATTTGCCAACTGCCATTTGCGGCAACTAAGCGCAATTAATTAACAACCCAGGCGATTGAATTAAAACGGGACAAggaatagaaaaaaattatacaaaatgttgGTACTTCATAATGGAGAGCGTCCGCGACTGCCGCTGGTGGCCATGTCCCCGCCCACGATCACGGAGAGTTGGCTAAAGAAAATGCAGCTTAATGCTGAATTAATTCCAATTACCACATTGCCCCCGGTCCTCCATAGTCCGTCCCATATCCTCCCACCTCCATCCTCCATCCTGGCCCATCTCGACCAGTGGACGAGCGCACTCAGCGGACTGGCCAGTAATTTAGCCGCTAATTCGCGGAGAGCGGCCAACAAAAGCCACCGCACGCGCTGACCTCCAGCTCAGTCCGTGTCCAGCTTACCCGACACACTCCAAGAAAAATCTTACTTAAATCTAGCAAAATAAGCCATCAGATATATtcatgaaataatttaaagagtTGGTAGTTTACTAGTAAAGTAAAGTGCAATTGCCTTAGTTTTAAATGAGAATTTATGCAAAATTTATGAATGGttttaccaaaaaatgttttaacatCATTTTGTACCATACACAGATCTTTATGAAATTGTAATAGTGacttaaataaaacaacaattacctaatatattttcataaaaatgatAACATTTGATTCATCAATTTAACTAAAAGTGTTCAGCCCTTTTGTGTTCAAAACGTTTACTTATCAGAGATCTTCGTCGTTTCTATGTATTCatagatttaatttttttcagtgcacccACTCCACTCGCCACTCGGCATTGCCATGGCCTTTTATGCGAGGTTTTaacatgaatttattttatataaaaattttcctttttcctccAGTCATCAGCCACTTGTTTGGCTTTCAGAAGATTCactaattaattattaattaagttGGAAAAATTGCCAAACACCCCGCTCCCACCTCCCTCCTTCCGAGCGAACTGAAAGATGCCTTTGCATTCAGTTTGAAACTTTTGAAAGTATTCCAATTTTCTAGCATTTTTCTCGTCCGCTTTGCGCAGAACTTTGTGGGCGGAAAACTTTCGAGCAAGCTGGAAAAACTTTAGGCGCAATTTGTCGCCTACCCAAAAACCATGCCCCCGATTTCCCCAGAACCAAAAGTTTTTACTGTCGCATTTCTCCGACTCCAGATGCAAGTCGGCACTAAAGTGCAGGCCTTGAAAGAGCAAGAAGACCCCATCGTTAGCAGGTCCTTGGAGGGGATATAAAAACGGAGAAGGCCTGGCTCAAACAAAACACACGTGTCCTGTGGAGCGCCTTTCATCGTGCGAGCCATGGAACTCAACTGACCTTCAGCTGGCCATGTGCAAATTGTTAACTGCAAAAACATACAACatattcaacaaaaaaaaacagaaggtACGCAGTTCAGAAAAGCgcaaacatttatatttaattggtGGCTGGTGGTCGTGAAGTGGCCGCCCCCTTGTGGCCTTGTGTCTACCCAATTGAGTTTCAAAGTTGCAATTAGAGCAGCCTGAACGAACGACTGACCATCTCGCCCGGCGATATGGAAAAGTGGGTGGTGGTCAGGTGGGCCGGTGGCTGCATTCAATGGAAACAGTTGAGATCGGCAGTCCTGAGGAGAGAAATGTGGAACAGGCAAGGGGACCCCAACGGAGAAACAAAGCCCAGTCAAAAGAAACAAGTCGCAGACCATTAAACCCGAAAAGCAGTTTGTAATGTAGAACGTTGAGTGTTTTTATGGTCAGTGGACCTCATTTGAAGGGATCCTGAAGTATGCTGAAATAAAGGATAGCAATGAAACACAAGGGGCGATAAACATTACCTATTAATTGAAGCCTTAAAGCTAAACATGCTTAATAGTGCTGAAAATTCTAGCATTTgtaatttcaaaatcaaagtaagaaatatatttatgcattttataagtacattttttttagttcacaGTCAGATTCTACCTTCCTAACAAGCCTTTTCACCAGAAAACAATCGCAGGAAAATCAAAGCTATTCAGTTTTACCACATCCGTTTATTTGAATTCACTCTTTTTTGATTCTTGGAAACTCTTTGAAACTAAGTACTTAATTCTGCCTGGCAAACTAACGCAATCTCGGCACCAGCAAAgccaaatggaaatgaaaaaccAAATTGAATTTACCTTACCTTTGACTATGTCGACACTTGTGCAATGCCACGCCCCCCCTTTGTGGATCAGGCAAATGTGCCAAGTGTTTATggatgcactgggaaaaatatgtgaacagaaagaaaaaataaatacaatattttgaattttaaataattatatagttttaaatattcttgagacatatatattttagagaTCATATATATtgatttgtatattttaagaaagtgGAAACATGAAATGATATTACATTGTGttcaaaaagataaataaaatatgaaaatatttttataggctGTACTTAAATTTCTCTCCGTTAGCTGGTTGATGGCTTTTCCTTCCTTCAATGACGAATCCGACTCGATGACGACTTCTTTACACGACATTTAATTGAGAAATAATTGAATAGGTCGTGTCAAGTGTTTGTTTGGCGTTTGGCTGGCTGAGGTCTGGGATGCGGAACATGGAATATGGTAAATGGGCGGCACCGGATCTGGGGGGGATTGGGTTCCCAGAGAGGTCTGGCTTTCGGTGCGAAATTAGCTTTGTCAAATGCGGCTGACGTGGGCACGGGTTGAGTGGTGCGGAAAGGTTAGTGCAGCGTGAAAACGCCACTGCGAGTTGTTTAATGAAGTAGTCACAGTCGGCGGAGAAAGTCGAAGGCCCTTCGATTTCCGATTCTCGATTCTCGATTCCCGATTTCCCACCACTTGAAACAAAGCCCAGTGGCGCAGTCAAAGGAAAGGTGGAAAAAACACACGTCCATAAAGGGGAATTCACGTGTGATTGGAACGTTCAGCAATCGTCCTTCAACCGGGTGGAGAGTGGGCGGGACCTGGGAAATTGTCGCCCGGTGCAGTCAGCCGCGCACTTAtaattgcagttgcagtttgGCCGATTGCATTGTGGATTGCGAACTGGGTATGGGGTTCAATAGCAtgcaaattattataaatatttgtgagCCATCTAAAGGATATTTTTAGTTTAGAAAGCATTTGACATCTATATTCAAAATGCTATGGGTAGAATTGTTCCTATGATATAAGAATATAAATCTTCGCCTTGCCAGACGTTTTTTACCTTCTGTCAATATTCCCTAAAAAGAGCAAGACAATCATTTAAGCATCTTTAGTTTTTAGCCACAACGACTTAGGTATATTCATATTTAGGATGACTTCTCAGTTGGTTTTGTCTCTCATTTTTGTGTACCCGCCACTAAAAACCATAGGAAAAACACCTGTCATTAAACGCATTAAATATGAAACGTGACTCTTGATCTTAATTGTCCAACCAGTACGAACATGAGTCCGCATCCCAGTACAGATGTACTGGTACATAGTGGAGCACTTTATCTAGTGTTTTATGGAGACTCTGATTACGTCAGCAACAGACGATCCCGTGTTGACAATAATTACTATAGCACACCGGCCGGCAGACCCATTTTCCATGAATTCTAGGTTAATGCCATTGACGCTTCTAAAACTGGTTTTCTCCGCTGATTGTTCTATAAAAGAGCTGTGTTTATCTGGCCAGGCTCCATTTATAAACTTTAAGCCGCCGAATACACAATGAATCACTTAAGTCTGGAGATTATCTGCTGGAGCTGTCTGCTCATTACAATAGCTTCAAAAACGGAAGCAGCTTCGGTTTGGAGATTACCAACGTCGGAACAAGTTTACGAGGATCTGGAAAACTGTCGCCAAGAAAGCCAGGAGGAAGATGCAGCCACCCTGAGGTGTTTGGTAAAAAGACTAGGACTTTGGACGGATGAGAGAGGCTACAATGCCAAGCGCATAGCAAAGATCTTCGCCGGGCACAACCAGATGGAGGAACTGATGCTGGTGGTGGACTACTGCAATCGGAAGGAGCGGAAGGAAACGCAGTTGGATGACTGGTCCTTTCAGGCCTACAGGTGCGCCACTTCCGGCCAGTTTGGCCATTGGGTCAAGGATTTCATGACCCAAAAGGAAGTGCAACATTATTAAAGATACaagtctttttttaaataaaatttagagTAGGCATTTCGTATAATTATTCTAAGCATTATAAGTCTCAAGTTCCTTGAACataaaataatgtataattatcaattacaaataaataaaagaaaaagtgtAAATCCATTTATGTTTACTATACACTGGCGCCATCTGTGGACGAGTGGCTACGAATTTTATTTCTCACTGTAAGAAGCTGACAGCCATGAACCAAAGCGATTAGTTTCAACCGCCCGCAGACAGGTGGCGCCAGTGCTAAGACAATGAAATCAGTTTGAAATTTTGACACATGGAATTTGCCGAAAGTCACGTCATATTTTTGAGATAAGCCGTGATTCAGACCTGTTGACAACCGGGCATTCGGGATCGGGCATCTGGCCACTGCACCTACCTATCGTTGCCTGGCGACCCTTGCCCTTCGATAAGGGTAATCGTTGGGCCAGTCAATCACCCGCGAATCGGTTCAATAGAAGGTTAATGTCATCTCGATTGCCCAGAAGCGGGATTGGGCTATAAATACGCTTGCTGAGCTGGGCACAAaatgcagttgcagttgtGACAGAGTAAAAAGACATCGCCATGAACGCCCTCGTAGTCCTCCTTTTGGGTCTGACCTTGGTGCTCGCCGACCACGATCCCCACCAGCACCATCACCACGAGTCCTATGTGGTGAAGACCCACGACGACCTGGTAACCTACCGCACCTACTGCGCCGAGAAGGTCCACGCCAGCGAGGAGCTCGTGGAGAAGTACAAGAAGTGGCAGTACCCCGACGACGCGGTGACCCATTGCTACCTGGAGTGCGTCTTCCAGAAGTTCGGCTTCTACGATGCCGAGCACGGCTTCGATGTCCACAAGATCCATGTTCAGCTGGCCGGATCCGGAGCCGGGGCTGAGGTGAACCACTCGGATGAGACGCACCAGAAGATCGCCCACTGCGCCGAGACCCACTCCAAGGAGGGCAACTCCTGCGCGAAGGCCTACCACGCCGGCATGTGCTTCATGAACGCCAACCTCCAGTTGGTCCAGCACAGTGTCCAGGTCTAGAGGGACTCGTCCCGAACCATCTGATCGCATCTTTGCAGTTCAAGAgttaataaaacattaaataaaaagcgaATTGTTGAGTTATTTATGGGGCTCGTTGGTTAACTTCATCGGGGTGACACAAACAACtattgaattaattaaatcaattttttaaattaaaattccaataaTTTGATCAGTAATGTAGAAATCTAATTTGGTTTTTCCGTTGAATCTTAGTGTTATCATCATTAATTTGAGAAGCAAACATCTAATAAAAGCTCGACTGGGTCACCGGAGTTCGTATACTCATTATGCCTATCAAAACAGAAAAAGGGAAAGCGAAAGTTTAGCCGAAATTCAAGAGGCAGGAGATGCCGCCCACCAAGATGGTCTATCAAGCAGCCCCAGCAGATCTTCAAGTTTGTAGATTGACCCCGCAACACTAAGAAAACCCCACAAGTTGCAGCACGAGTGTGGGTGGAGACTGGATCGGATCACTCTTATCACCTCTGACAGTGAACAGTGAACGTGACTgcggcaaacaaaaacaaattatcatGCAGGAGATGGGGTATACACtcggaaaaaatataattaattgcaGAAAGAAATCTCAAACTTGAGAAGAGTTAATTTAAGATTAAAACTAAACATGTTTCTAGccaatttttagtttttttttttaatttagataTACTTAAGAGTATAACTTCAAGccaaattttgtattttttggatttaatGGATTCCACATTTTCTTCCAATATCTAAGCATGAATAAACAACCTGGTTAACAACAAAGAGTTGAGGAGCTGACAGCTAGTTAAGATTGAGCAAATTCACAGCCGTTCTGAACTTGGCTTCGCAA is a window of Drosophila biarmipes strain raj3 chromosome 3R, RU_DBia_V1.1, whole genome shotgun sequence DNA encoding:
- the LOC108026045 gene encoding general odorant-binding protein 99b — encoded protein: MNALVVLLLGLTLVLADHDPHQHHHHESYVVKTHDDLVTYRTYCAEKVHASEELVEKYKKWQYPDDAVTHCYLECVFQKFGFYDAEHGFDVHKIHVQLAGSGAGAEVNHSDETHQKIAHCAETHSKEGNSCAKAYHAGMCFMNANLQLVQHSVQV
- the LOC108026052 gene encoding uncharacterized protein LOC108026052, with translation MNHLSLEIICWSCLLITIASKTEAASVWRLPTSEQVYEDLENCRQESQEEDAATLRCLVKRLGLWTDERGYNAKRIAKIFAGHNQMEELMLVVDYCNRKERKETQLDDWSFQAYRCATSGQFGHWVKDFMTQKEVQHY